The nucleotide window GAAGAAGGACCGCGCATGGCTCGGCACGGCCAACAGCCCGTCCTTCACGTACACGTTCACCTGCTCCGATGTCGCCACCGTCCCCACCACGCCGGGCAAGTCGACGCTGATCGGCTACACCTGCCGCCGCACCGATGCCCACGGCATGACCACCTCCTCGTGACCACGGCCCTCGACACCCCACCGCACGAAGAACCGCCCTTGCACATAACCGAGTTCACCCACGCGCTCGCCGACCGTCTGCCCGGCTGGCAGCCCTCCCCCACCGCGGTACCCATCGCCGACGACCCAGCCAGCAACCGGATCTGGGACAGCGGCCCCTTGCCCTACGCCGCGTTCCAAACAGACGACGTCCAGCGCAGCGTCCTGACGCACCACTGGGGCCTGCAGCTGTACGTCATGCCCCGCCCCCACCGGCCGGACCAGTACCTCGTCCTGCCGATGCTGCCCGCCAACACCAGCCACCAGCACGTTCAGGGTCTCAAAGCTCCGCGCGGCATCGCCGTCCCCGCCGATCCCATGCGGGCCGCAGCCAGGATGCACCGCCGCCTGCTGGCCGACTACCGCTTCGCGTCCCCCACCCCGATCCGGCGCAGCAGCCCCGGCCACCTCCAGGTCCACGTCACCCTCGACGCCCAGCGGCGTCCACGGATCCGCACCGGCTACATCACCGTCTTCATCGAACTGCTCGCGCACGGCGGCTTTCTGCTCGACCCCGCCACCGGCGAATGCCACCTGCCGGACACCCTCACCCCCGAGCAGACCCGGCGTCAGCTGATCAAGAGCCTCCAGCGCCTGCGGCACCGCGACTTCCACATCACCGTGCACTCCATCGAGGGCCCGCGCTCCCACCCGCCCCTTCCACGGGGCAACCCGCTCAAGGGAAACCGCCGATGAGCCAGAGCCACGACGCCTTCGTCCACGCCCGCCTGACCACCTGGCAGCGCCGCATCAACGAGACCGCCGCCGGCCTGCTCCCGCCGCAGACCGGCAGCGCACAGGCTGCCCTCGTACCCGTGCTGGACCAGCTGGTCGCCGTGTACAACCTGTCCTCCGGCCTCGTCGCCGATCTGCGGCAGTCCACCGACAGCTCCCTCGCAGAGACCGACGCGGGACGTGAGTACCTGACCCAGCTGGCCACCGCCCTCGCGCACAGCAACCGCGCGGCCACCCACCTGAGCACAACGGTGATCGGTCTCGCCGACACCCACCGGCTCACTCCTCGCCCCGGCACCGCCACCCCGGTCGGGAGCCAGCTGAGCATCACTCTCGGCCATGGCGCCGCGCTGCGCAGCCTCCAGCGTGCTCTCGAAGCCGTCACCAACGCGCTCGCTGAGGCTCAACCCGGTTCGGCGTCTTCCCTGATGCCGACTGTCAGCGAGCAGCACCGCCGGGCAGCCGACGCCGGTGGCGCCCATCCCGCACGCCGCCGCCCCTGAAGCGCATGCGTCAACCACCCATCATCCGCACGTTCTTGGAGAACTCCCTGGCCACCCGTTCCTTCATCGCCCGCCCCACCGACACCGGATATGACGGCGTCTACGTCCACTGGGACGGCTACCCCAGCCACCACCTCCCGCTGCTGCTCGGCGCCCACCAGTACCGTTTCGACGGTGACCTCGACGCCCTGTGCCGGCACCTGATCGACGAGGCACCCGAGGGCTGGTCCCAGCTGGGCACCGACCTCCTCGACGGCGCCCCCGAACCCCTGCGCGCCGAACTCGTCGGCAGCGACGAACACCCCAGCAGGAAGCACGACAACGTCCATGTCATCACCGTCGGCGCAGCCGAGCCTGAGCCGTGGACCGTCACCGAGAAGTCCCACGGGGGCCTGGACTGGGGGTACGTCCTGCACCCGCATGGCATCGAGGTCATCTCCCTCCACGCGGAAGACCGCGGCCCCGTCGTGGCCTGGGCCACCGACCCCCGAGCCCGGTTCAGCAACGGCACCTACCGCTGGCGCCCGGGCCACCCGATCCCGGCCACCCTGCCACCTCGGGCGACCGGCCCCAGCACACCAGCCGCAGCTCCGGCGCCGACCGCCGCACCTCGTACCGCGCCCCGCCGCTGACCCCTTCTCGTCCTCTCTGCCGCGGAGAACCTCCTGTACTCCCCCACCGCCAAGATCACAGTCGTCATCGCCACCCAGCTACGCCCCGACCGGCTCGACCACCTGACGGCCATGTACGAGAGCCTTACCCGGCAGAGCGTGCCCTGGGAGGCTGTGATCGCGCTCGACGGCGCCGACCGCACACGCCTGCCGACGCCCCTCGCCGGTGACTCGCGCGTGTGCATCCTCGCGCTGCCCCGGCAGGTCGGCGCGGCCTGCGCCCGTAACCTCGCCCTGGGCTGCGTGCGCACCGAGTTCGTCAACTGGGCGGACGACGATGACGAGTTCACCGACGATGCCATGACCGTACGGTTGCGCACCCTGGAGATGACCGGCTTGGGCTGGTGCGCGGGATACAGCGAGGACTTGCACCCGTCCGTTTTCCGGCCGACGGAGGCGCTCTGTGGCCGGTGACCTGGGATTGAACGTAGCGGACATGTACGCCACGGCGCTCGCGATCGAGGCCCGGTCCACTCAATCGGGTGCTGAGGAAGGCCAGTTGTATAACGCCGCGCGAATCGTCGCGGCGCCGAAAGGTAGATCCCCCGTGCATTCCGCACCTGATGCCGAAGTCGCCGTCGTCACGCCTACTCGGCTGCGCCCGGACCGAATCGCGTACCTGCTGGAGCTCTATGCGAGCCTGCGCGATCAGGACGTGAGCTGGGAATGGGTTCTGGCCCTCGACGGCGTATCCGAGGACGGCGTGCCCGAAGTCCTGCGCACGGACGCCCGGGTGAAGGTCGTCGCGCTTCCGCGGCCGGTGGGAGCCGGCGCTGCGCGCAACTTCGCCGTAAACGAGGTGACCGCCGACTGGCTCACCACGTCGGACGATGACGACGTACTCCCCGCGCAGTCGTTGTCCGTGCGTCTCCGCCACGCGCAGAAGCACGATCTGGGCTGGTGTGCAGGCTGGTCTGCAGACCTTCATCCCAACCGCTCGATCACAACCTGGCGCTGCTCAACTCCGCCCGGTTTCCATGCGCCTGGTGATGTCTGGCGCCACTGGGCGACTCCTGACTCGACCATTCCCATCGGACCAACGACGCTCCTGGCGCGCACCGAGATCGTCCGCGCGAGCGGTGGCTATGCCGCCCTGCCCCAGGGGGAGGACTACGCCTATCTCGTCGGCGTCACCGGTGCTGCCCGCGGTGCTCTGCTGCCGACCGTGGTCTACCACTACCGCAAGCACGCGGAGCAGATGACGGCCCAGCCCGAGTATCCGGCCATGGAGCTGCAGGCCCGCCGGTTCGCCTGGAACCACGGCAAGCACCTGGAGTCGCTGCGCAAGGGGACGTGCACATGCGCGGCGGTCGCGTGACGGTGGCGGGCGCGGTCGTGCGGTCAGCCGCGGCGTCAGTCGTGACGGGCGAGCTTGATGGCGGAGATGAGCAGAATCACAGCCAGCGCGGGGATGAGCACCATGTCGGGGAACACGCCGAGCAGCAGCCCGCCCAGGACGGCTCCGGCGATCGAGCCCGCGACCATGACCAGGGCGAAGCGTCGGTTGGCGCCCAGCACTGCGAAGCTGCCGTCGCGGCTGTAGCGGGCGAAGGCGACCAGCATGGTCGGCAGGGAGACCAGCAGGGAGAGGCTTCCGGCGGTCTTGATGTCCTGCCCGAACAGCAGCACGATCGTCGGGATCAGCAGCTCGCCGCCGGCCACGCCCATGATCGCGGCGACCACGCCGATGCCGAAGCCCGCCACCACTCCGAGCGGCACCTGCGCCCACAGGGACAGGTCGAGCGTTCCCAGGGTGGAGATGTGGGTGATCAGCAGGGCGGCGGCCATGAGCACCATCAGCGCGGCCAGCACCTTGTACAGGGTGGTGGAGCGCATGCGCACTGCCCAGGATGCCCCGGCCCAGGCACCGAGCAGGCTTCCGGCGAGCAGGTTGACCGCGACTGGCCAGTGCCCGGCCATTTCGGAGGCGGACACAGCGGTCAGGCGGGCGGGCAGCGCGGTCAGGACCACGACCAGGCTCATCGCCTTGTTCAGAATGACCGCGGAGAGCGCGGCGAAGCCGAAGAGGCTGATCAGCAGCGGCAGGCGGAACTCCGCGCCGCCCAATCCGATCATCCCACCCAGCACGCCGATGGCCGCCCCGGCGCCGAACACGACGGGCAGGGAGTGCGTCGAGCGCAGCGGTGCGAGGATCTGCTCGGTGGTCATGCCGAGAATCCTCGCTGGTCGCCGCCCGTGCCCGCTACGGCGCAGGGCCACGTTCGGGGAAAGGTACCGGGTGGCCTGTGGGGATTCGTCCAGACCTCCCAGTCCGATCAGGTAGGCGGATCGTCGTCAGGGGGGTGGGGCGGTGAGCTGCTCGGTGATCTGGGCTTCGAGCGCGGCGATGCGCTTGTCGGCGAATCGCGCGTTGTCCCGGGCGGCGGCGAGGCGCTTGGTGAGGCGCTCCCGCTCGGCCGTCAGGGCCCTGACCTCGCGTTGCAGGGCGACGTTGGTGGTGGTGATGCGTACGACGTCGGCGTCGGTCCATTCGCCCTGCAGTGCGGTGATCTGGCCAAGGAGTTCGGCGATGCGTTCCCGCTGGTTGATGACCTCCGCGTTGGTGTTCTTGAGGGCCTCCTCGGTGTTGAGTGCGCGTTCTCGCCAGGACGCCTCGACCGCGTCGCGCTGGGCTTGATCGGTCTGCGCGCGCAGTCCGCGGGCCCGGAGGGTGGCCTCAGCGACAATCGTGCGGGCCTCGGTGTGTTCGTAGAGGAAGGTGCGCGAGACGTCCGCCTGCCGGGCGACCGCGGCCACGGTGACCAGACTGCCGCTCTTGGCGAGCTGGTCGACGACGCTCTTGATGCGGACGAGGCTGGCTTCGGTCTTCTGGCTGCGCGCCTGCAGAGCCTGGGCGGTGCGGTGCGATGAGGCGGTCATGCGGTTTCCTCGTACGAGTCGGTGCCGTCGGGGTCGATCGCGGCGAGGTCGCTGGCCTTGAAGGCGAGCGTCCACATGCGGTCGAAGTAGTCCTGGGGCCGGCGCAGGTCCAGGGCGAGCGCGTCGTCCAGCATGCCGAGGCCGGCCAGCGCCTTCTCCAGGCCGCCGATGGCGCGGGTGGTGGGCTCGAAGACGGTGTGGAGGTAGTCGGCGGTGCGGTCGTCCGGGGCGCGTTCGGCCAGCGAGGCCCACTGCTCGGCCTTGCGGCGCCAGTACAGGAGGTCGGCGCCGGACATCACGAACTTGTCGCAGTTGTGGCAGTCCAGGTCCCACGGGCAGGCGTCCCCTCGCACCACGGGCTGGTAGGTGCAGAATCCGCCCTCGGCCGGGGTGCTGCGGCGCGCGAGGTCGATCGCCATGGCCTGGGCCTCGGCCCGGGTCATGTGCTCGGACGGGGAGACGAGCAGCATGCCCGGCTCGGCGGAGCCGGGACCACTGACCCAGACCCGCTCGAGTGCGTCGTCGACCGCCGAGGAGGCGACCTTGGCGTAGTGCTCGGCCATCCGTACGGAGATCTGGCCGAGGTACTGCTTGATGTGGTGGAGGCCAGCGCCGTTCTTCAGCAGGTTCGTGGCGAGCGCATGCCTTGTGTCCGCAGAGGCCGTGTGCGGATGACCTTGTGTCGCGATTGAGCAGGCCAGGTGTCGAGGCCGCATTCGCGACGCAGATCGTCGGTCGTGTTGCTTTCCACGGGGTTTCCTGTGATGCGGATCACTTGCGGCTGGTGCTCGTGGTGCCGTGTTGTCAGTGGGTGCTGAGATCGTGCCTCCGTGAGCGAACTGGTTGAGCATGTCGATGAGCATGACCGCGTGTTGGGGATAGTCGAGCGAGACGAAGCGGTGCGCGAGAACTGGCCGCATCGCATTGCAACAACGATCTGCCGTGACCGCGAGGGGCGGATCTTGGTGCTGCGACGGGCCGAGACGATGTCCCGGTTCCCGGGCCACTACGACGTGATGGTCGGCGGCGCCGTGGACGTGGGCGAGTCGTATGAGGAGGCGGCGGTCCGCGAGCTGACTGAAGAGCTCGGCGTTCGCGTGCCGGTGCGCTTCCTGTTCAAGTTCCTCTGCAGGGAAGGGATTAGCCCCATATGGTTCGGGGTGCATGAGGCCCTCTTGTCGTCGGAGTCCCTGGTCCCAGACCCGGATGAGATCGGCTGGCTGGACTGGCTGACGTTGGACGAACTGCGCGACGTGATTGATCAATGGTGCTTCGTTCCGGGAGGGCGGGAAGCTCTGCGCCGATATCTGGAGTCCGGCAGCGGTGCGGGCGAAGTGGCAGCTGGGTGATCGGCGATGCGGGTGGTCTCGGTCCAGGGCGGGCATTTCAGCTGCAGGACCCGATCACCGTGGTTCGTGGTGCTGGAAGCCGCCTGACTTGGGTGGTTCCGCCGGAGGCTTCGCGGAGCCGGACGATCTCTTCGTGTTGCGCGGCGAGGCGAGCCAGGGACTGGGAGCGGAAGTCGGTGAGCTCGTCGATCGTCTCCTCAGACTGGGCAATCCGGGCTTTGAGCTTGGCGTTCTCTGCCTTGAGGCGGGCGATCTGGGCTTCGCGGGGGTCGGGGATTTCGCCGACATCTTGGAGGGCCTGCAGGCGCCGTTCGAACTCGACGCGGAGGTGAGAGTACGGGCGAGTGCCGTAGAACGCGGTGCGGTCGACGGCGGCCTCGTTGGCGAGGGTTTTGATGTCGCACTTTCCGCCGGGCGGGATCTCACCTCGAAGGAGCCGGTCCATGGTGGCCCTGATGCGGTTCTCGTTCTCGGTTCGCTGAGCTGCAGAGATTCTCATGCGGAGTCCTCGTTCATGGTGGTGCGGGCGGCGTCGATCTCGGTGACGACGCGGAGAGCCCGGTCGTAGTCGGCCTGGAGTCGGGTGCGTTCGGTCTTGCGTGTGGTGCCGAGCTGGCCGATGAACGTCTCGGTGCGGTCGGCGTGTTCGGCCCAGACGGGACGGTGGCAGGGGTGGTGTGTGGCCTGCGGGCAGCGGGCGGAGTCGCACATTCCGACCAGCGGTCGGTCGGCGGTGGGGGTGCCGGCGAGCTTCAGGCAGAGCGCCCGGGACGGGTCGGTGAACCAGCAGTAGTTCGCGGGTCCGAGGTGGAGGACCTTGGCTCGTTTGGTCAGCAGGTTGAGCACGTCGCGGTCACTGCGCTGCGTCTTCGGCGCCAACGCTGCTGCCGGGTCGAGCTTCTCGTCGATGCTGGCGAAGAACTCGGTGAGGCTCCGAGCTCCCGGGCCAGCTGGCAGAATTCCTTGCTGGTAGTTGCGGAACTCGGCCAGAACCAGATTCAGGTTGCGGTCGCTCTCGTGCTTGTTCACCTCGGCCAGCAGCTCGGCCTGTGCTCCGCCGGGGCGCGAGGCATACCCTTCCGTCGTGGCGACAACGACATGCTTTAGGTGGATCTTGGAGGCGAGCACGCCGCCGGGACGGTAGGCCAATTCCAGGGCCAAGGTCCTCCTCAGCATCCGGAGGTTGACCGGTCCGTTGGGGATCGGGGCAAGCCCAAGTCGTTGTCCGGCTTCGGAGTTGACCCAGTTCTTGAACCACTTGTAGCGGACGCCGAAGGCGAAGCGGCCGAAGAGCAAGGACCCGTCGTGCGGGTCGTCGTGCAGTTGCTCGGCGAATGAGATCGCGTGATAGACCGGTTCGATGACGACCCACTCATCGTCGGTGCCGCCCAGCGGTTGGCCTTTGACGACCTTGCTGGCGACGCGGTAGCGGGTCAGACCAGGGACGGACTCCTCGGGCGGGCGGCGGCAGCCGACCCGCAGTTCCATCAGCTCACTCGCTCTCATCCCGGAGACCGCGGCCAGAACGATGATCACGGCCGTGCGGACGATCCCGACCAGCGCGACGGCCTGGAACCGGTGCAGCGGCAGGGTCCAGGACAACGAGGACGCGCCGTCCGCCGTGGTGACCTCGGAAGCCTGACGGGCGAACATCTTCTCCACTCCCACCGAGGCGACCGCGGATTCCAACGGCCCGCGCAGAGCCGGGAACCATCTCGACCAGAACTGGCTGAACCCGGCCTGCCGGGCCAGGACTCCGGTGGCCACCGGCAACAGGGGATCGTCCGCGGACCAGCCATCGGCCCGTCGGTCATCGGCATAGTTCTCGGCCAGCATCGGCAGGGGTGTGCACGTTCGCGTGTACTCGGCCAGCAGCTTCACGATCTCATCAGCGAAGTCCGGACCGCCGTGTCGCAACCCGGCTGTCTTGCAGGAAATGCTGCTGTCGTTCTCCCGTACTTCCCGGTCCAATTTGACGGCGTGCGGGCCGAGCGCGGACACGACGTAGAGCGCGGCCGCGAGCAGGGGCTGCAGCACGCTGTCCTCGACCGGCGGGGTCTTGTTCTCGGTGCGGCCGCTGGGCATCTCGGCGACAGCTGAGGCTGTGGCCCCGCCCCAGGGCCGCAGGGCCCCAGGGACACGGTCAGCTGTGAACAAGTCGCCGTAGTTGACCAGGTCGACGACGACCTGTGCGGCGGCGCGTCGCGTTGCGGGGCTCTGTTCGCCGACAACCGTGCCGTTCTCGTCGAGCACGTAGCGGCGATGGGCCATGTATGCCTCGCAGATCTGCGTACTGATCTGCTGCAGACTCCCGATGGCCTGCTTGTCCAGCCAGGCAAAGAGCCTGGTGAGCTCGTCCAGCCGGCCCGCGCAGCTGCGCAGGTGCAGGGCCGTGCGATGAGCCCTGGGCAGTGGGGCGACGGCTGGATGACGCGGAGCGAACAGAGCCAGCACCAGTTCCTTGGCAACCAGGCGCCACCGAGTGTCGGTGATCGCGGTGAAGTTGAAACGGCGGGTGCAGAGGGCGAGTTGGACGGGCAGCCCGACGACGTCGGTGAAGTCCCAGGTGTCGTCCTCGAACAGCGGTCGCTGTGTGCCCTCGGGAAGAAGGAATCCGGCCTCGCGGCAGACATCAGCGCCGGCGAAGATCGCGGACCGGCCGTCGAAGGCGGCAGCAGTGGCAAGGGCAGTGGTCAAGCGGTCATCTCCTCGGGCCGCAGGGGCAGTTCATCGTCCTGGTCGGCG belongs to Streptomyces graminofaciens and includes:
- a CDS encoding glycosyltransferase family 2 protein codes for the protein MAGDLGLNVADMYATALAIEARSTQSGAEEGQLYNAARIVAAPKGRSPVHSAPDAEVAVVTPTRLRPDRIAYLLELYASLRDQDVSWEWVLALDGVSEDGVPEVLRTDARVKVVALPRPVGAGAARNFAVNEVTADWLTTSDDDDVLPAQSLSVRLRHAQKHDLGWCAGWSADLHPNRSITTWRCSTPPGFHAPGDVWRHWATPDSTIPIGPTTLLARTEIVRASGGYAALPQGEDYAYLVGVTGAARGALLPTVVYHYRKHAEQMTAQPEYPAMELQARRFAWNHGKHLESLRKGTCTCAAVA
- a CDS encoding sulfite exporter TauE/SafE family protein, which produces MTTEQILAPLRSTHSLPVVFGAGAAIGVLGGMIGLGGAEFRLPLLISLFGFAALSAVILNKAMSLVVVLTALPARLTAVSASEMAGHWPVAVNLLAGSLLGAWAGASWAVRMRSTTLYKVLAALMVLMAAALLITHISTLGTLDLSLWAQVPLGVVAGFGIGVVAAIMGVAGGELLIPTIVLLFGQDIKTAGSLSLLVSLPTMLVAFARYSRDGSFAVLGANRRFALVMVAGSIAGAVLGGLLLGVFPDMVLIPALAVILLISAIKLARHD
- a CDS encoding DUF6262 family protein — encoded protein: MTASSHRTAQALQARSQKTEASLVRIKSVVDQLAKSGSLVTVAAVARQADVSRTFLYEHTEARTIVAEATLRARGLRAQTDQAQRDAVEASWRERALNTEEALKNTNAEVINQRERIAELLGQITALQGEWTDADVVRITTTNVALQREVRALTAERERLTKRLAAARDNARFADKRIAALEAQITEQLTAPPP
- a CDS encoding NUDIX hydrolase translates to MSELVEHVDEHDRVLGIVERDEAVRENWPHRIATTICRDREGRILVLRRAETMSRFPGHYDVMVGGAVDVGESYEEAAVRELTEELGVRVPVRFLFKFLCREGISPIWFGVHEALLSSESLVPDPDEIGWLDWLTLDELRDVIDQWCFVPGGREALRRYLESGSGAGEVAAG
- a CDS encoding site-specific integrase is translated as MTTALATAAAFDGRSAIFAGADVCREAGFLLPEGTQRPLFEDDTWDFTDVVGLPVQLALCTRRFNFTAITDTRWRLVAKELVLALFAPRHPAVAPLPRAHRTALHLRSCAGRLDELTRLFAWLDKQAIGSLQQISTQICEAYMAHRRYVLDENGTVVGEQSPATRRAAAQVVVDLVNYGDLFTADRVPGALRPWGGATASAVAEMPSGRTENKTPPVEDSVLQPLLAAALYVVSALGPHAVKLDREVRENDSSISCKTAGLRHGGPDFADEIVKLLAEYTRTCTPLPMLAENYADDRRADGWSADDPLLPVATGVLARQAGFSQFWSRWFPALRGPLESAVASVGVEKMFARQASEVTTADGASSLSWTLPLHRFQAVALVGIVRTAVIIVLAAVSGMRASELMELRVGCRRPPEESVPGLTRYRVASKVVKGQPLGGTDDEWVVIEPVYHAISFAEQLHDDPHDGSLLFGRFAFGVRYKWFKNWVNSEAGQRLGLAPIPNGPVNLRMLRRTLALELAYRPGGVLASKIHLKHVVVATTEGYASRPGGAQAELLAEVNKHESDRNLNLVLAEFRNYQQGILPAGPGARSLTEFFASIDEKLDPAAALAPKTQRSDRDVLNLLTKRAKVLHLGPANYCWFTDPSRALCLKLAGTPTADRPLVGMCDSARCPQATHHPCHRPVWAEHADRTETFIGQLGTTRKTERTRLQADYDRALRVVTEIDAARTTMNEDSA